In Stomoxys calcitrans chromosome 2, idStoCalc2.1, whole genome shotgun sequence, the following proteins share a genomic window:
- the LOC106082479 gene encoding protein fem-1 homolog CG6966 isoform X1: MDLACIVFNAARENNLNLLKSALNGRSASEISMLISSKVNGATPLVISCRNGHSKIVEYLLTWCQADVEQVGSVSFDGEPIEDAPPLWCASAAGHLGIVKLLVRHGANVNSTTRTNSTPLRAACFDGHFEIVKYLIHNGADFEVANRHGHTCLMIACYKGHFKIAKYLLSLKANVNRCSVKGNTALHDCAESGSLEILQLLLKHGATMEVDYYGMTPLLAASVTGHVPIVEHLITLPCVTRESRIDALELLGATYVDKKRDMVSALSLWRRAMEERNVVPKIPKEVHEPIAAYEYVTEVTTIEDLEELVLDPDEMRMQALVIRQRILGPTHPDTSYYIRFRGAHYADAGRFDRCIDLWTYALTMQQKILPPLSPMTQSSLLSFAELFSFMMMEAGRLLPRGRVVPSIEACDMLMIFNKAVIEVERGLSNFQKQQLLQSVAATVSSSSSSLAGQSWSMEQQKSSTTTSAAEQHQQEQHQHQHHHHHQQQQQVVSSSSSASSSSSSIHDCNNDPNALSRALVSALHIGCLLAWLIDDESCCPKMRRDILVALYKLNRLNVAVRSGRTALHYACYREGTLVGRYPACQFPSPYLAKALLEVGADPNATDDLGNTPLHLAALVYPKWPNIAKVLLDNGAHIDARNKAGETFESLIKPKKIHETVNTLKYTSLACLAAKCIRKHNLSYEGMVPTTLYSFIDMH; this comes from the exons AGTGCTCTCAATGGCAGATCAGCTTCAGAGATTTCTATGCTCATATCATCGAAAGTCAATGGCGCCACACCCTTGGTCATATCCTGTCGCAATGGACACAGCAAAATTGTAGAATATTTATTAACATGGTGCCAGGCAGATGTGGAACAAGTGGGCTCAGTCAGTTTCGATGGCGAACCAATTGAAGACGCCCCACCCCTGTGGTGTGCCTCGGCGGCCGGCCATTTGGGCATAGTCAAACTCTTAGTCAGACATGGAGCAAATGTGAATAGTACGACACGAACGAATTCAACACCCCTGAGAGCAGCATGTTTCGATGGCCATTTTGAAATAGTCAAATATTTAATACACAATGGTGCCGATTTCGAAGTGGCAAATCGCCATGGTCACACCTGCCTAATGATTGCCTGCTACAAGGGACACTTTAAGATTGCCAAGTATTTGTTGTCACTCAAGGCGAATGTGAATCGATGCAGTGTGAAGGGTAATACAGCGTTGCACGATTGTGCCGAATCGGGTTCCTTGGAGATATTGCAGTTACTCTTGAAACATGGTGCCACAATGGAGGTGGACTACTATGGCATGACACCGCTGCTGGCAGCTAGTGTAACGGGCCATGTGCCCATTGTTGAACATTTAATTACCTTGCCCTGTGTTACACGAGAGAGCCGCATCGATGCCCTGGAACTGTTGGGCGCTACCTATGTGGATAAGAAACGCGACATGGTTAGTGCTCTATCGCTGTGGCGAAGAGCCATGGAGGAGCGTAATGTAGTACCGAAGATACCAAAAGAAGTCCACGAGCCCATAGCTGCCTACGAGTATGTAACAGAGGTGACGACCATAGAGGATTTGGAAGAACTTGTCTTGGATCCGGACGAAATGCGCATGCAGGCATTAGTTATTAGACAAAGGATCTTAGGTCCCACACATCCAGATACTAGTTATTATATACGCTTTAG AGGTGCTCATTATGCCGACGCAGGTCGTTTCGATCGGTGCATTGACCTTTGGACGTATGCTTTAACGATGCAACAGAAAATCCTACCACCCCTAAGTCCCATGACCCAATCCTCGTTGCTATCCTTTGCCGAACTCTTTAGCTTTATGATGATGGAAGCGGGCCGTTTATTACCACGGGGTCGTGTGGTGCCCTCCATAGAGGCCTGTGACATGTTGATGATCTTCAATAAGGCTGTCATTGAGGTTGAGCGAGGTTTGTCCAATTTTCAAAAGCAACAATTGTTGCAATCAGTTGCTGCTACtgtctcctcctcctcctcctcactTGCAGGACAAAGTTGGTCGATGGAACAGCAGAAGAGCAGCACAACAACCTCAGCCGCAGAACAACACCAGCAGGagcagcatcagcatcagcatcatcaccaccatcagcaacaacaacaagtcgtctcctcctcctcctccgcctCATCTTCATCCTCCTCCATTCATGATTGCAATAACGATCCCAATGCTCTCAGTCGTGCTCTGGTCAGTGCTTTACACATTGGTTGCCTATTAGCCTGGCTAATAGATGATGAGAGCTGCTGTCCCAAAATGCGAAGAGATATCCTAGTGGCCCTCTACAAATTAAATCGTCTCAATGTTGCTGTTCGCTCTGGACGTACAGCTCTGCATTATGCCTGCTATCGTGAGGGCACTTTGGTTGGCCGTTATCCAGCATGTCAATTTCCCTCACCGTATTTAGCCAAGGCTTTGTTGGAGGTGGGAGCAGATCCTAATGCTACCGATGATTTGGGCAATACCCCTTTGCATCTGGCCGCTTTGGTATATCCCAAATGGCCAAATATTGCAAAGGTCCTGTTGGATAATGGAGCGCATATA GATGCTCGCAATAAAGCTGGTGAAACATTTGAGTCACTCATAAAGCCCAAGAAAATCCATGAAACTGTGAATACTCTCAAATATACGTCGTTAGCTTGCCTAGCAGCGAAATGCATACGAAAGCATAATCTAAGCTATGAAGGAATGGTACCCACAACGTTGTACAGTTTCATAGATATGCATTAG
- the LOC106082479 gene encoding protein fem-1 homolog CG6966 isoform X2, giving the protein MDLACIVFNAARENNLNLLKSALNGRSASEISMLISSKVNGATPLVISCRNGHSKIVEYLLTWCQADVEQVGSVSFDGEPIEDAPPLWCASAAGHLGIVKLLVRHGANVNSTTRTNSTPLRAACFDGHFEIVKYLIHNGADFEVANRHGHTCLMIACYKGHFKIAKYLLSLKANVNRCSVKGNTALHDCAESGSLEILQLLLKHGATMEVDYYGMTPLLAASVTGHVPIVEHLITLPCVTRESRIDALELLGATYVDKKRDMVSALSLWRRAMEERNVVPKIPKEVHEPIAAYEYVTEVTTIEDLEELVLDPDEMRMQALVIRQRILGPTHPDTSYYIRFRGAHYADAGRFDRCIDLWTYALTMQQKILPPLSPMTQSSLLSFAELFSFMMMEAGRLLPRGRVVPSIEACDMLMIFNKAVIEVERGQSWSMEQQKSSTTTSAAEQHQQEQHQHQHHHHHQQQQQVVSSSSSASSSSSSIHDCNNDPNALSRALVSALHIGCLLAWLIDDESCCPKMRRDILVALYKLNRLNVAVRSGRTALHYACYREGTLVGRYPACQFPSPYLAKALLEVGADPNATDDLGNTPLHLAALVYPKWPNIAKVLLDNGAHIDARNKAGETFESLIKPKKIHETVNTLKYTSLACLAAKCIRKHNLSYEGMVPTTLYSFIDMH; this is encoded by the exons AGTGCTCTCAATGGCAGATCAGCTTCAGAGATTTCTATGCTCATATCATCGAAAGTCAATGGCGCCACACCCTTGGTCATATCCTGTCGCAATGGACACAGCAAAATTGTAGAATATTTATTAACATGGTGCCAGGCAGATGTGGAACAAGTGGGCTCAGTCAGTTTCGATGGCGAACCAATTGAAGACGCCCCACCCCTGTGGTGTGCCTCGGCGGCCGGCCATTTGGGCATAGTCAAACTCTTAGTCAGACATGGAGCAAATGTGAATAGTACGACACGAACGAATTCAACACCCCTGAGAGCAGCATGTTTCGATGGCCATTTTGAAATAGTCAAATATTTAATACACAATGGTGCCGATTTCGAAGTGGCAAATCGCCATGGTCACACCTGCCTAATGATTGCCTGCTACAAGGGACACTTTAAGATTGCCAAGTATTTGTTGTCACTCAAGGCGAATGTGAATCGATGCAGTGTGAAGGGTAATACAGCGTTGCACGATTGTGCCGAATCGGGTTCCTTGGAGATATTGCAGTTACTCTTGAAACATGGTGCCACAATGGAGGTGGACTACTATGGCATGACACCGCTGCTGGCAGCTAGTGTAACGGGCCATGTGCCCATTGTTGAACATTTAATTACCTTGCCCTGTGTTACACGAGAGAGCCGCATCGATGCCCTGGAACTGTTGGGCGCTACCTATGTGGATAAGAAACGCGACATGGTTAGTGCTCTATCGCTGTGGCGAAGAGCCATGGAGGAGCGTAATGTAGTACCGAAGATACCAAAAGAAGTCCACGAGCCCATAGCTGCCTACGAGTATGTAACAGAGGTGACGACCATAGAGGATTTGGAAGAACTTGTCTTGGATCCGGACGAAATGCGCATGCAGGCATTAGTTATTAGACAAAGGATCTTAGGTCCCACACATCCAGATACTAGTTATTATATACGCTTTAG AGGTGCTCATTATGCCGACGCAGGTCGTTTCGATCGGTGCATTGACCTTTGGACGTATGCTTTAACGATGCAACAGAAAATCCTACCACCCCTAAGTCCCATGACCCAATCCTCGTTGCTATCCTTTGCCGAACTCTTTAGCTTTATGATGATGGAAGCGGGCCGTTTATTACCACGGGGTCGTGTGGTGCCCTCCATAGAGGCCTGTGACATGTTGATGATCTTCAATAAGGCTGTCATTGAGGTTGAGCGAG GACAAAGTTGGTCGATGGAACAGCAGAAGAGCAGCACAACAACCTCAGCCGCAGAACAACACCAGCAGGagcagcatcagcatcagcatcatcaccaccatcagcaacaacaacaagtcgtctcctcctcctcctccgcctCATCTTCATCCTCCTCCATTCATGATTGCAATAACGATCCCAATGCTCTCAGTCGTGCTCTGGTCAGTGCTTTACACATTGGTTGCCTATTAGCCTGGCTAATAGATGATGAGAGCTGCTGTCCCAAAATGCGAAGAGATATCCTAGTGGCCCTCTACAAATTAAATCGTCTCAATGTTGCTGTTCGCTCTGGACGTACAGCTCTGCATTATGCCTGCTATCGTGAGGGCACTTTGGTTGGCCGTTATCCAGCATGTCAATTTCCCTCACCGTATTTAGCCAAGGCTTTGTTGGAGGTGGGAGCAGATCCTAATGCTACCGATGATTTGGGCAATACCCCTTTGCATCTGGCCGCTTTGGTATATCCCAAATGGCCAAATATTGCAAAGGTCCTGTTGGATAATGGAGCGCATATA GATGCTCGCAATAAAGCTGGTGAAACATTTGAGTCACTCATAAAGCCCAAGAAAATCCATGAAACTGTGAATACTCTCAAATATACGTCGTTAGCTTGCCTAGCAGCGAAATGCATACGAAAGCATAATCTAAGCTATGAAGGAATGGTACCCACAACGTTGTACAGTTTCATAGATATGCATTAG